GTACTGAATATGACCGTAGAGGAAGCTTTGGCTTTCTTTGACCATGTTCCGTCTATCAAGAGAAAAATCCAGACTTTATACGATGTGGGATTGTCCTATATTCGTTTGGGACAGCCTTCCACAGAGCTTTCCGGAGGAGAGGCGCAGAGAATTAAGCTTGCCACAGAGCTGAGCAAGAGAAGTACCGGAAAGACGATTTATATTTTAGATGAGCCGACAACAGGTCTGCATTTTGCAGATGTGCATAAGCTCATTGAAATTCTCCAAAGGCTTTCCGAAGGCGGAAATACCGTTGTAGTCATTGAGCATAATTTAGATGTCATTAAAACAGCAGATTACATTATTGATATAGGACCGGAGGGCGGAGATAAGGGAGGAACTGTGGTTGCAAAGGGAACTCCTGAGGAGATTGCAGCAAATCCGGCATCTTATACAGGTCAATATGTGTCAAAATATTTGAGATGATTGCCCCTTTTCAATAGAGGGGAAGTTGTATATAATGAAGTAGAGCCAAGGCAAAAGGTCTTAGGAAAGGGGTAAATGAATGGCAGCATCAGACATTGGAATTGATTTGGGAACAGCCAGTATCCTTGTTTATGCCAAGGGTAAGGGGATTGTTTTGAAAGAACCATCCGTAGTTGCATACGATAAAGATAATAATAAAATACGTGCAGTAGGCGAGGAAGCCCGTCAGATGATAGGGCGTACACCGGGGAATATTGTGGCAGTGCGTCCTTTGAGACAGGGAGTAATTTCTGACTATGAGGTTACAGAGAAAATGCTGAAATATTTTATTTCCAAAGCAATCGGAAAGAGAGCATTTCGAAAACCACGTATCAGTATATGTGCGCCAAGCGGCATCACCGAGGTGGAGAAAAAAGCAGTAGAAGAAGCCACTTATCAGGCAGGCGCCAGAGAAGTGCACATTATAGAAGAACCCATTGCAGCAGCCATTGGCGCAGGCATTGATATTACAATACCTTTTGGAAATATGATTGTGGATATCGGAGGAGGAACAACAGACGTTGCCGTAATTTCACTGGGCGGCACAGTGGTTTCCACTTCTATTAAGCTTGCAGGAGATGATTTTGATGATGCAATTATGCGTCATGTGCGAAAAAAACACAATCTGATGATCGGAGAGAGAACAGCAGAGGACATTAAAATCCAGATTGGAACAGTGTATTCCTCTCCGCAGCCCAAGAGCATGGAAGTAAAGGGGCGTGATACGATTACGGGATTACCAAAGAGTGTTACGCTTACTTCAGAAGAAATCAAAGAGGCTTTAAGGGATGCCACAACTCAGATTATGGAGACTATTCACAGCGTATTAGAGAAAACGCCGCCTGAGCTGGCAGCAGACGTGGCAGAAAGAGGCATTGTGCTCACCGGCGGAGGCGCTTTGCTGGGTGGTTTGGAAGAGCTGATTGAAGAAGAAACAGGAATTAATACCATTGTGGCAGATAATCCGGCACAGGTGGTTGCCATAGGCACAGGGCAATACATGGAAATGATGAGTAAAATGAACGGAAAATTATAGAGATACAGAGAGGAAGAAATGTGGAAGAAACCATTGAAGGATATATAGAGCATATCATATATCGAAATCAGGAAAACGGATATACTGTAGCAAACCTTGTTGCAGAAGAGACAGAGATTACCTGTGTGGGGATTTTTCAGTATCTGAATGAAGGTGAGGCTATAAGAGCCAAAGGAGTATATAAGGAACACCCTTCTTATGGGCAGCAGTTTTCTGTATCTTCTTATGAAATTGTCATTCCACAGGACTCTCTGGCAATGGAGAGATATTTAGGTTCGGGAGCTATAAAGGGTATCGGAGCCGCTCTGGCAGCTAGAATTGTGCGTCATTTTGGCGATGATACCTTGCGGATTATTGAAACGGAACCGGAACGTCTGGCAGAGGTAAAAGGCATTAGTGAGCGGAAAGCAAGGGAGATTGCAGAACAGGTAGAAGATAAGGCAGATATGAGAAAGGCAATGATGTTTCTTCAGCAATATGGCATTTCTCAGACTTTAGGCGCTAAAATTTATCAGCAGTATAAACAGGATATGTATCGGATTTTAAAAGAAAATCCATATAAGATGGCAGAGGACATTTCCGGTGTCGGATTTAAAATTGCAGATGAAATCGCAGCACGTATTGGTATTCATACGGACTCAGATTACCGTATTCGAAGCGGTCTTTTATACATATTGCTTCTGGCAACCGCAGAGGGACACGTATATCTTCCAAAAAGGGTTCTGCTGGCAAGAGCAGAAAAGCTTTTGGGTGTTCAGGCTGATTATATGGAAAAACATATTGTAGATTTGGCTATTGACCGCAAAATTGTAGTGAAGGAAATTACAGACGACTTTACGGACGAAAAAGAGCAGGTTGTCTATGCCAGTCAATATTATCAAATTGAGCTGCATACAGCTCAGATGCTTCATGAGTTGAATTTAAAGGATACCGTAGATGAAGAGGTAATTGCAGAAAAAATTCGAAGAATTCAAAAAGCAGAAAAAATTGAATTGGATGAGATGCAGCAGCAGGCGATTGCAGAAGCTGTGAAAAATGGCTTGTTGGTGATTACCGGAGGACCGGGAACAGGAAAGACTACGACGATTAACGGTATTATCCGATATTTTGAAATGGAAGGACTGGATATTTACCTTGCAGCTCCTACCGGAAGAGCAGCGAAACGTATGACGGAAGCTACGGGATACGAGGCGAAAACCATCCACAGAATGTTAGAACTTACAGGAGCTCCGGAGGAAAAGTCAGGAAGTATTTATTTTGAAAGAAATGCTCAAAATCCTTTAGAGGCGGATGTAATTATCATTGATGAAATGTCTATGGTAGATATTTTTTTGATGCACGCATTGTTGTCAGCGGTGGTATCGGGAACGAGATTGATTTTAGTAGGTGATGTAAATCAGCTTCCCAGTGTAGGACCGGGAAGTGTTTTAAAAGATATTATTGCTTCCGGTGAGTTTCCTGTTGTGGAGCTGGTGAAAATTTTCCGTCAGGCATCGCAAAGCGATATTGTCGTAAACGCCCATAAGATTAATCAGGGAGTACCGGTAAGCTTAGATAATAAAAGTATGGATTTCTTCTTTTTGAAGAGATATGATGCAAATGTGATTATCAGTGTTGTGATTACTCTTATTCAGAAAAAAATGCCTAAGTTTGTAGATGCAGAGCCTTATGATATACAGGTGCTGACACCTATGCGAAAAGGGCTTTTAGGCGTGGAGAGGTTAAACGTTATTTTGCAGCAGTATCTTAATCCTCCTTCTAAGGAAAAGAAAGAGAAGGAGCATGGCAAAGGACTTTTCAGAGAAGGGGACAAGGTCATGCAGATTAAGAATAATTATCAGTTGGAGTGGGAAATCAGAGGTCTTTACGGTATTCCTGTGGAAAAGGGCGTAGGTGTCTTTAACGGAGATACAGGCATTATAAAAGAAGTCAATACTTTTGCAGAAACGATTACCGTAGAGTTTGATGAGCGAAGATTTGTGGAATATAGCTTTAAGCAGCTGGAGGAATTAGAGCTTGCTTATGCAATTACCATCCATAAGGCACAGGGAAGCGAATATCCGGCAGTGATTATTCCTCTTTTGGCAGGACCGAAAATGCTGATGAACCGAAATCTTCTTTATACGGCAGTTACCAGAGCCAGAAAATGTGTGACTTTGGTAGGAGATGAAAAGGTTTTTGCAGAAATGGAAAATAACAAAATGGAGCAAAGTCGGTATACGACTCTTGATTTGAGAATAAAGGAGAGTCATTGAGAAGAAATTTATTTTTAGATATTTTATATCCAAGGCACTGTCCCGTCTGTCATGAGATTACAGTGCCTTGGGGAAGAAAAATTTGTGATACATGCAAAGACAAATTAAAGCCCATTTACGGGGCAAGATGCTTTTGCTGCTCGAAACCGCTTCAAAGGGCAGAGCAGGAATATTGTAAGGATTGCAGAAAAACACGTCAATTTCAACAGGGACTGGGGATTTTTTCTTACAGTACCCTTCTTCAAAATTCTTTATTTCAGTTAAAATACGGAAAACGTCAAGAATACGGTACGTTCTATGGTGAGTTCGCCGCATACTATTCCAGAGAAAAAATAGAAAAATGGAAAATAGATATTATTATGCCAATTCCCCTTCATCCTCGCCGATTGGAAAAGCGAGGTTATAATCAGGCAGGTGTGCTTGCCGAGGCATTGGGAAAGAAGTTGGGGATACCTGTGGATGAAAAAAATTTGAAAAGACGGAAGAATACAAAGCCGCAAAAAGAATTAAATCATCGGGAACGGCAGAAAAATATGAAAAATGCTTTTATTGTACGAAAAAAATTAAAAGAAGAAAATATACTTTTAGTAGATGACATTTACACAACAGGAAGTACCATAGAAGAAGCGGCAAAAGAGCTGAAAAAGGCAGGAGCACAAAATATCTTTTTTCTTACAATAGCCATTGGTGCAGATAGCTGAAAAGTCTTGATTAGGTTCCTTTGAGTATGCTATAATGCAGTATGTATGATTATAAGTTTTTGAAGAAAAAACAGGAAAAGAGGTATTTTATGCTAAATAATCAGAAAATTAAAAAAATGCATAAATTGGCCCTGTACGAGTCAGGAGAAGGAAAGCGCCATTTGGCCATCAGCAATTATTATCGCAGTGATTATATTGGGCTGGCACTGATTAAAAACTTTTTTTTGACAACAATTGCTTATGGTATACTGCTGCTGATTTATTTTGGATATAACAGTCAATATTTAATGGCGAATATCCATCGGATGAATTTGGCGCTGCTTATTATAAAAATTGTTGGCGTGTATTTGATTATGCTTGTGGGATATAGTATTTTGACATATATATACTGCTCTGTAAAATATTCCAGAGCCCAAAAAGGAATACAAGAATATTATAAAGGATTAAATCAAATGAAGAAAATGTACGACAGAGAAGAGAAAAGAAACGGAAAAATTTCAGGAAGGAGAGCGCGGTCATGACAGTATTATTAGAGTTAAAACAAAAGATAAAAAGCTTTTACAGTGAACATGATGTGCTGTTACTTTCTATTTTGAAATTTTTATTGGGATTTCTTTTGTTTCAAGGAATTAATACCAGTTTAGGATTTATGAAACCGTTGGATAATATTTTTGTGGTTTTGATTTTGGCGATTATCTGTGCGGTTCTTCCCATTAACGCAATGACGGTACTTGCATGTGTTATGATTATTGCGCATTGCTATGCCATTAGCGTGGAGGTAGCAGGCTTTGCAGGTCTTTTGATTTTGTTGCTGCTTATGTTATTTTTGAGATTTACATCACAGGATAATCTGGCGCTTGTTTTGACACCCGTAGCTTTTACATTTAAAATTCCTGTGGCAGTACCGATTGGCAGTGGCCTTTTAAGAGGACCGGCTTGTGCGATACCGGCGTGCTGCGGTGTTGTTTTATATTCTTTCATGCAGGTGGTACAGGAAAAAAGTGCGGTTCTTCAGGGAAAGGAAACAGAGACAATTCAAAAACTTCAGGTTTTATTAGACGGACTGATGAAAAATCGGGAAATGTGGATTACAATCGTGGCGTTTATTATTGTATTGATGACAGTTTATCTGATTTCCAGATGCTCTTTTGATTATTCATGGAGAGTAGCGAACGCGTCTGGTGCAGTGATTTACATAGTTATTATGGTTTTAGGAGGTATGTTCCTCAGCGTAGATGTTGATATTATGGGAGTAATTTTAGCAGCTGTGTTTTCCGTACTGATTGGACTTGTCATTGAGTTTGCAGTATTGGGCGTGGATTATTCCAGAAGTGAGCATACACAGTTTGAGGATGATGAATATGTATACTATGTAAAGGCAGTTCCAAAGTCTATTGTGGCACAGAAGGAAAAAAGCATTAAAAAAATATCGTCTGAATTTGAAAAGAAGGATGCTGCGGAGCAGAAAGAGGCAACTCCTGTGGAACAGGTAAGCGAGGAGAATTTTGATTTTGAAAAGCAGTTAGAGGAGTCATTGAAGGATTTATAAGTAAACAGAAAATTTAAGAATAAGGGATTAGGAAGTAAGATAAAGGGGAGGTGAAAAAATGAGCAGGTTTTTTGATTTTATAGAAAATAATTTCGGTTCAATTTCATCTTTTGATAAAATACAATGGATGGATATTGTGGAGATACTTTTAATCGCAGTTTTTGTATACCAGTTTATGCTGTGGATAAGAAATACCAGAGCATATTCACTTTTAAAGGGTATTTTGATTGTGGTACTGTTCATTTTTATAGCATATTTTCTTCAGATGAATACCATATTATGGTTGGTTTATAATGCAGGAGGATATGCAATCACGGCTGTTCTGATTATCTTTCAGCCTGAACTCAGAAAAGCACTGGAAGAGTTAGGACATAAGAAAATTGTAAGTAGTATTATTCCCTTTGACAGTAGTAAAAATGAAAATGAGGGAAGATATAGTGACAGAACAGTAAATGAAATTGTGCGTGCTACCTTTGAAATGGCAGAGGTAAAAACAGGGGCATTAATCGTTATAGAAGAGGAAACGGTTCTTAATGAATTTATCAGAACGGGAATTGCATTAGATTCCTTAATCAGTAGTCAGTTGTTAATTAATATCTTTGAGCATAACACACCTCTTCATGACGGAGCAGTAATTGTAAGGGGAGACAGAATTATCGCAGCTACCTGTTATCTTCCGCTTTCAGATAATTTAAGCCTGAATAAAAATTTGGGTACAAGACATCGCGCAG
The DNA window shown above is from Blautia hansenii DSM 20583 and carries:
- a CDS encoding rod shape-determining protein, which encodes MAASDIGIDLGTASILVYAKGKGIVLKEPSVVAYDKDNNKIRAVGEEARQMIGRTPGNIVAVRPLRQGVISDYEVTEKMLKYFISKAIGKRAFRKPRISICAPSGITEVEKKAVEEATYQAGAREVHIIEEPIAAAIGAGIDITIPFGNMIVDIGGGTTDVAVISLGGTVVSTSIKLAGDDFDDAIMRHVRKKHNLMIGERTAEDIKIQIGTVYSSPQPKSMEVKGRDTITGLPKSVTLTSEEIKEALRDATTQIMETIHSVLEKTPPELAADVAERGIVLTGGGALLGGLEELIEEETGINTIVADNPAQVVAIGTGQYMEMMSKMNGKL
- a CDS encoding ATP-dependent RecD-like DNA helicase, coding for MEETIEGYIEHIIYRNQENGYTVANLVAEETEITCVGIFQYLNEGEAIRAKGVYKEHPSYGQQFSVSSYEIVIPQDSLAMERYLGSGAIKGIGAALAARIVRHFGDDTLRIIETEPERLAEVKGISERKAREIAEQVEDKADMRKAMMFLQQYGISQTLGAKIYQQYKQDMYRILKENPYKMAEDISGVGFKIADEIAARIGIHTDSDYRIRSGLLYILLLATAEGHVYLPKRVLLARAEKLLGVQADYMEKHIVDLAIDRKIVVKEITDDFTDEKEQVVYASQYYQIELHTAQMLHELNLKDTVDEEVIAEKIRRIQKAEKIELDEMQQQAIAEAVKNGLLVITGGPGTGKTTTINGIIRYFEMEGLDIYLAAPTGRAAKRMTEATGYEAKTIHRMLELTGAPEEKSGSIYFERNAQNPLEADVIIIDEMSMVDIFLMHALLSAVVSGTRLILVGDVNQLPSVGPGSVLKDIIASGEFPVVELVKIFRQASQSDIVVNAHKINQGVPVSLDNKSMDFFFLKRYDANVIISVVITLIQKKMPKFVDAEPYDIQVLTPMRKGLLGVERLNVILQQYLNPPSKEKKEKEHGKGLFREGDKVMQIKNNYQLEWEIRGLYGIPVEKGVGVFNGDTGIIKEVNTFAETITVEFDERRFVEYSFKQLEELELAYAITIHKAQGSEYPAVIIPLLAGPKMLMNRNLLYTAVTRARKCVTLVGDEKVFAEMENNKMEQSRYTTLDLRIKESH
- a CDS encoding ComF family protein, encoding MRRNLFLDILYPRHCPVCHEITVPWGRKICDTCKDKLKPIYGARCFCCSKPLQRAEQEYCKDCRKTRQFQQGLGIFSYSTLLQNSLFQLKYGKRQEYGTFYGEFAAYYSREKIEKWKIDIIMPIPLHPRRLEKRGYNQAGVLAEALGKKLGIPVDEKNLKRRKNTKPQKELNHRERQKNMKNAFIVRKKLKEENILLVDDIYTTGSTIEEAAKELKKAGAQNIFFLTIAIGADS
- the cdaA gene encoding diadenylate cyclase CdaA, with product MSRFFDFIENNFGSISSFDKIQWMDIVEILLIAVFVYQFMLWIRNTRAYSLLKGILIVVLFIFIAYFLQMNTILWLVYNAGGYAITAVLIIFQPELRKALEELGHKKIVSSIIPFDSSKNENEGRYSDRTVNEIVRATFEMAEVKTGALIVIEEETVLNEFIRTGIALDSLISSQLLINIFEHNTPLHDGAVIVRGDRIIAATCYLPLSDNLSLNKNLGTRHRAGVGISEVSDSLTIIVSEETGRVSVARNGKLQVGLTKEELKDVLVEEQNKNNQEKQKHKSKLKLWKGLVKNEKKHD